The following proteins come from a genomic window of Diorhabda carinulata isolate Delta chromosome X, icDioCari1.1, whole genome shotgun sequence:
- the LOC130900556 gene encoding tigger transposable element-derived protein 1-like, with amino-acid sequence MSAMPIIYTSQKSAWMDSTIFVEWFTETFISSVKAHQSKNGKRKKTLLPLDNDPTHSSCDILNEKDEFIKVMFLPPNVTSLLQPMDQGVIETFKRYYRKELLPQNWLAKALKPFAEGEFIKECMLEVCGVLCPEKKNEFEKISLSRRTVVRRIEMIANDIKTTLTDRMAGFESFSIALDESTDLSDKAQLAVFIRGIDKEFTVTEELLTLQPLKATTTGEDIFNEVQKFWPTMVKINWSMN; translated from the exons ATGTCTGCCATGCCTATCATTTATACTTCGCAAAAGAGTGCTTGGATGGATAGTACAATTTTCGTGGAATGGTTTACAGAAACTTTTATATCCTCTGTAAAAGCCCACCAATCGAAAAATGgtaaaagaaagaaaacattATTGCCTCTTGATAACGACCCAACTCATTCATCATGTGACATCCTAAATGAAAAAGACGAGTTTATAAAAGTCATGTTTCTTCCACCTAACGTGACTTCATTATTACAGCCCATGGATCAAGGCGTTATTGAGACTTTCAAACGGTATTATAGAAAAGAATTGTTAC CTCAAAATTGGTTGGCAAAGGCATTAAAACCATTTGCCGAAGGAGAATTTATCAAGGAGTGTATGTTAGAAGTTTGCGGTGTTTTGtgtcctgaaaagaaaaatgaatttgaaaaaattagtttgtcaaGACGAACTGTTGTTCGACGTATAGAAATGATAgctaatgatataaaaacaacattgacTGACCGTATGGctggttttgaatcattttccataGCATTAGACGAGAGCACCGATTTGTCTGACAAAGCTCAACTGGCTGTATTTATTCGAGGTATTGATAAGGAGTTCACTGTTACTGAGGAATTGCTAACTTTACAGCCGCTAAAAGCAACCACTACAggagaggatatttttaatgaagttcaaaAGTTTTGGCCTAccatggtcaaaattaattggagtaTGAACTGA
- the LOC130900557 gene encoding jerky protein homolog-like, translating into MSKCKHVVLSMKDKYEINKRLEESESATKLSIEYQVDAVYKWFIQKRCQGEPISGPILCEKAVQFNEKLEGPSNFEASSGWLKRFKSRHGIRELQIQGEKLYADLLAAELFKIKLRDILNQENYGLENVYNADETGLNWKALPRKTLASRRELAVLGPKISKDRITALACANATGSHRLPTLVIGKSKKTR; encoded by the exons ATGTCTAAATGTAAACATGTTGTCCTTTCTATGAAAGATAAATACGAGATTAATAAACGGTTAGAGGAAAGCGAATCTGCAACCAAGTTATCCATTGAATATCAAGTTG ATGCTGTATATAAGTGGTTTATTCAAAAAAGATGTCAAGGAGAACCTATTTCTGGCCCAATACTGTGTGAAAAAGCAgttcaatttaacgaaaaacTAGAAGGGCCGTCTAATTTTGAAGCAAGCTCAGGCTGGTTAAAACGATTTAAGTCAAGACATGGCATTCGTGAGCTTCAAATACAAGGAGAAAAACTATATGCTGATTTATTAGCAGctgaattattcaaaatcaaactAAGGGATATACTGAACCAAGAAAATTACGGTCTGGAAAACGTTTACAATGCAGACGAAACCGGGCTTAATTGGAAAGCTTTGCCGCGAAAAACTCTTGCTTCACGTCGTGAATTAGCAGTACTTGGTCCTAAAATAAGCAAGGATCGTATCACTGCCTTAGCATGCGCTAATGCTACTGGCAGCCATCGATTGCCCACGCTTGTAATTGGTAAAAGTAAGAAAACACGTTAA
- the LOC130901709 gene encoding WD repeat-containing protein 46, with protein sequence MGKPAIRYFSTKDENEVSQETSNEKIKIYNVTNIKKTPWGRRFADRKIEKAKKVLQKSNPNPKFKGKVRPSKKLIKKYSKGPKVNVEGVRTSIHKRKILTKEKKIQFAIEQAAKTEVLLTEDTGYLEADSGETTTQFTQKQIVQAVDIASAAKHFDLRLDFGPYRAKYTKNGRHLLIGGKMGHVAAFDWVTKKLHCEMNVMESVHDISWLHIETMFAVAQKNWVYIYDNQGIELHCVKRLNKVSRMEFLPYHFLLASCSDEGFMSWLDISIGQIVGQYNTGLGRLSILTQNPWNATLCLGHAKGVVSFWSPTSRDPLAKMLCHKAPIIGLHIDPSGKYMATSATDRELKIWDVRKLEGPVQQYKLIQSANNLNFSQKRLLSIGMGNVVEVYRDCCETPAKRAYLRHRFVTPISNLSFCPYEDVLGVGTAKGFTSLLVPGAGEANFDSLEANPFQSKSQRREAEVKALLEKIQPEMITLDPTVIAGVDLPTINNVSALKAPKINYNPRKKAKGKGGSVNIARNKKILQEKATKDFVKNQRKQFISDDSDKVESASKPIHVLDRFLPKVKKK encoded by the exons atggggaag ccGGCTATTCGTTATTTTTCAACCAAAGATGAAAATGAAGTATCACAAGAAACttccaatgaaaaaataaaaatctacaatGTAACCAATATCAAAAAAACGCCATGGGGTAGAAGGTTTGCtgatagaaaaattgaaaaggcTAAAAAAGTTCTGCAAAAGTCAAACCCCAATCCAAAATTTAAGGGTAAAGTAAGACcttcgaaaaaattaataaaaaaatatagtaaaggTCCAAAAGTTAATGTAGAAGGGGTAAGAACTTCTATAcacaagagaaaaattttaacaaaagaaaaaaaaattcagtttgcCATTGAACAAGCTGCTAAAACTGAAGTGTTGCTGACTGAGGACACAGG TTATCTAGAAGCGGACAGTGGTGAAACAACTACACAGTTTACCCAAAAACAAATAGTACAAGCAGTAGACATAGCATCAGCAGCTAAACATTTTGATTTAAGACTAGATTTTGGTCCTTATAGAGCAAAATACACTAAAAATGGTAGACATTTACTGATAGGTGGTAAAATGGGTCATGTTGCTGCTTTTGATTGGGTAACAAAGAAATTACATTGTGAAATGAATGTTATGGAATCAGTACATGACATTTCATGGTTACATATAGAAACTATGTTTGCAGTTGCACAGAAAAATTGGGTTTATATATATGATAATCAAGGTATTGAGTTGCACTGCGTCAAAAGACTCAATAAAGTTTCAAGGATGGAGTTTTTACCTTATCACTTTCTATTGGCAAGCtgt aGTGATGAGGGCTTTATGAGCTGGTTAGATATTTCCATAGGGCAAATCGTGGGTCAATATAATACAGGACTGGGTAGACTTTCCATTTTGACACAAAATCCATGGAATGCCACTTTGTGTTTAGGTCATGCAAAGGGAGTAGTGTCATTTTGGTCTCCAACTTCAAGGGATCCCTTGGCTAAAATGCTTTGTCATAAAGCTCCCATTATTGGGTTGCATATAGATCCTTCTGGAAA GTACATGGCTACATCGGCAACAGATAGAGAACTTAAGATTTGGGATGTTAGGAAGTTGGAAGGACCTGTTCAACAATATAAACTTATACAATCTgccaataatttaaatttttctcaaaagaGATTATTATCCATAGGTATGGGAAATGTGGTAGAAGTCTATAG ggATTGTTGTGAAACTCCTGCAAAACGAGCATATTTAAGACATCGATTTGTAACACCAATTAGTAACCTTAGTTTTTGTCCATATGAAGATGTATTAGGTGTTGGTACAGCTAAAGGATTCACTAGTCTCTTAGTACCCGGTGCAGGCGAAGCAAACTTTGACTCTTTGGAAGCAAATCCATTCCAATCGAAATCACAAAGAAGAGAAGCTGAAGTGAAAGCACTTTTAGAAAAG ataCAACCTGAAATGATAACATTGGATCCAACAGTAATTGCCGGTGTTGATTTACCGACGATAAATAATG TTTCAGCATTGAAAGCtcctaaaattaattataaccCAAGAAAGAAAGCAAAAGGAAAAGGAGGATCAGTTAATATCGCACGAAATAAGAAAATACTACAAGAGAAAGCAACAaaagattttgttaaaaatcagagaaaacaatttatttcagatGATTCCGATAAAGTGGAATCTGCTTCAAAACCGATTCATGTACTTGATAGATTTCTACCTAaggttaagaaaaaataa